A DNA window from Patagioenas fasciata isolate bPatFas1 chromosome 1, bPatFas1.hap1, whole genome shotgun sequence contains the following coding sequences:
- the TFEC gene encoding transcription factor EC isoform X5, with amino-acid sequence MKEKEQSVAIEEIIDSSKIKLLSSSILDIYNSDQGMAPANMSLTNASCPANLPVKRELTEADTRAMAKERQKKDNHNLIERRRRYNINYRIKELGTLIPKSNDPDMRWNKGTILKASVEYIKWLQKEQQRARELEHRQKKLEHANRRLLLRIQELEIQARAHGLPIMSSLGAVDLAAQVIKQQSYPEENSVDYSQQMPLAHGPNSDVCDGSTAFSDPLSHFTDLSFSAALKEEQRLEEILLDDTVSPFGTDPLLSSTSPAASKESSRRSSFSTDDGDDL; translated from the exons atgaaggagaaagaaCAGTCGGTAGCTATTGAGGAAATAATAGACTCCTCAAAAATAAAACTG CTATCTAGCAGCATTTTGGATATATATAACAGTGACCAGGGAATGGCACCAGCTAATATGAGTCTCACAAATGCTTCTTGCCCAGCTAATCTACCAGTAAAAAGGGAACTCACAG AAGCAGATACACGAGCAATGGCAAAGGAGAGACAAAAAAAGGATAACCACAATCTCA TTGAGAGAAGAAGAAGGTATAATATTAATTACCGAATCAAGGAGCTTGGCACACTCATCCCCAAGTCTAATGATCC TGATATGCGCTGGAACAAAGGAACTATTTTAAAAGCATCAGTGGAGTACATCAAGTGGCTACAAAAAGAACAACAGAGAGCTAGAGAATTAGAACACAGACAGAAGAAATTAGAGCATGCTAACAGAAGACTTCTACTCCGAATTCAG GAGTTAGAGATCCAGGCACGTGCACATGGCCTTCCAATCATGTCTTCACTCGGTGCTGTCGATTTAGCTGCACAGGTCATCAAGCAACAGTCTTATCCAGAGGAGAACTCTGTAGACTACTCTCAACAAATGCCTCTGGCACATGGACCAAATTCTGATGTTTGCGATGGATCTACAGCCTTTTCTGATCCACTTTCACACTTCACGGATTTGTCCTTCAGTGCAGCATTAAAAGAGGAACAACGGCTAGAAGAAATTTTACTGGATGATACGGTGTCACCCTTTGGAACAGACCCACTCCTGTCCTCCACATCCCCAGCTGCATCGAAAGAgagcagcaggagaagcagcttTAGCACAGATGACGGAGATGATTTATAA